A stretch of DNA from Cryptomeria japonica chromosome 4, Sugi_1.0, whole genome shotgun sequence:
CAAGACTCGCTTCACTTGTAGACATGGAAATGTTGAAAGAACTAACATCATCTCCCTCCCTCTTTACATAGAGCTCCATTTTCATTATTATTACAAGCAGCAGGACCAATGGGGCATTTACACTGATCTGATCATTCTTAATAAAAGCATTTCACAGTCGGTGTCattttgataccatgaaaaatagcTAGTCTTTTTATTAAATGTATAGCATACCTCTTTCAGGCATTTAGCCTCGAAGCATTTTCTCAGAGAGACGTTCCCGTTCCAGAAACAGTGAAATTCATATTACGAATTCGCTACCACAGGAAACAAAAGGAAATCTGTAGCTGCCACTCTAATTTGTTGATAAAAAGCAATCTTGGAAGCTTTGAGAAAATAGGACCTGAAGAAGTCAACAATTGACACATCTTTATTATATAACAGATTACAGGTCCAACCAAAAGCCTTCAAATTGGTTAACATTATGTGCTGCAGACTAACAAACGGTAGCATGTATCATAACCATAGATTCAAGCTTTGACTATGCTTGCAAGGTGGTTTTCTTTCAGATTTGATTTCTTTGCTTACAAAAAGCTTCTCTTTCACATATTTGCTTAGAGGCAAATCTGTTTATTTATTCATGGTACTTGCCTTTCAATAAATATTCTATTTCCATGGCAACAGATGTATTTCTTTTATCTGCCGTAAAAACATTGATATCCAGAGTTTGATTCAACCAATTACATTCTTGAGCTTAGACCTTGCTAGCTTTAGTCATCTTTATTCACAAAAAACCTCGTAGTCATGCTCTCTTCTTGAAGGGATCCCGCCACAATCTCATCATACAATATCAGTTGTTCCCGCAAAATCAAAAATGAGAACATTTTCATCAATTACCTAAAATTTATGTTATTAAATAGTTGGATAACAGTTTTATgcaactaacttgtagttgctacCCTTGTAAAGAGAGCAGCAGGTTGATCAAGCACTCAATTGCCAAACTCTATTTCATACTCTCCACttttaaattatttgaaaatacTAATCAATTGAATGACAAAACAACATCAAGTACATTTGTTTATATTGCACCAAATGGTGAAACAGGGCCAAGCAAAACCACAAACCTAAATCCAATTCGTATCACATGGCAAAACGTAGCATGAATAAAGACAACTGTATGCTACAGAGATTGGCACTTACCCACAATCTGAACACATTAACTAAAAAAGCAGCAAACCCCGAAATATTGGAATGATGCTCTAGAAATACTCTTTACCGTTCAAATAATAATTCAACATGCTTCAGTAATTGTTTAAATTATAATCCTACCAGAAATTAATTATTTCTATGATTTTCTATTCGCACATCATAACTTTACATGTTGCCTACATGTGACCTTGGTCCAGACAGTTTAGACTTGTACAGTTAAAAGCAAATTAAAGCAAAGTGTTTCAACAGTTTTCAGTAAAAAGAAAAACAGTGAAATTATGTTTTCAAAAATACGTGTTGGTCCCACGACTCATTTTTTAGTTCACCAAATCAGTACACCAATTGTATTTACAAGTTAATCAAAGCAGTAGTTTCAATACAAATATGTATTGCCAAACTAACAAATCTTAGAGATGACCTCCCAGCAAGAAGCAAATATTTTTGGATATGTTATGTTCCAATAAATCCATAGGCCTAAGAGAGTTCAGAAATCAAATAATATGCATACATAGTGGATTAAATCAACTAGGAGAGCTAATATCTGTACATCATATGGATATGTTCCAATAAATTCATATACCTAAGAAAGTTTAGAAATCAAACGATATGATTACATAGTTTTTAAGGGAGTTTAGAAATCAAATGAAATGCACACATAGTTTATAAGAGATTTCAGAAAAATGATATGTATATGCGGTTCATAGTTTATAGTTTATAAGAGTTCAAAAATCAAATGATACGCATACATAATTTTATCAAACAAAGGATTAAATCGACTAGGAGAGTTAAAATTTTAACATCATCTAGCCTACTTAGATACAAAAACTTTCGCCTAATTAGATACAAAAACTTTGGcctaattaacttaaaatttcacCTGATTTGAGTTCATGAGCTATAATCAATGTAAATTACTATTTGACCTACTTCCCACATCAAGAAAATTCACACTGGGAAATGGTAGTAGATAAGAAATCTGTTCTTAATAAGCAGATGTCTCTACAAAATAAGTCTCAGTTACACAATTCTTAGTGAATAAATTGAAATTTTGAGTTGAAAATAAATTAGTAATTTGTGAGTATCCTCCTCCAGTAGCCATAAGCAAGTTCACGCAAACAAAGAGCATCCAAGTTAGTATGCGGTAATACTAATAACTATTCCTCACTAATGTAAAACTACAACCGCTCACTCAAAACTCATGTTAAACTAACGAGACAAAATGGACAGAAAATTATTAAGCTAATCATGCAGATTTTGAATTGTCTCGTAATTCGCCATTGCCATGTGCAAAGTGACAACGATCTCCAAATGTGCAGGTGCCTTGTGCATAGTTTTCACAGAGCTTGGTTTTAAAATTGTTTGTAGGAAATGAAGATTGCTTTGGGGGCAGCGCACTGCTTGTATGTATGATCAGCTCACGAACCATGGTACTGGCTTGCTGTATCTGCTCAAAAGCACCTTCCAGTTCAATGTTCTTTAGACTGTCATTAGATTCATGATCTCTTATGGCTAACTTTACTCCAGTTAAACGACAAATCTGTTTTGAATTTACACCACCTTTCCCAATTATAGCACCAGCAAGGGAAGCATCAACACTTATCTTTGCCGTGGAAGAAAGACCAAATGTGGCTGCAGCTGGTGGAGTAACCTCACGATAGCCAGCACGGCCTCCAATCTTCCCATCAAAGCCAGTGGAAAGAAGCCTGCCACCAAAAGGTCCTGGAGTCCGCTCATTTTTCAAATCATGTGCAGCTGAATTTCCTTTGCTAAGTTCCCTTTCCCCATGTGCAAAATGGCATTTTTCTCCAAACCGACATCCTTCTGCAGTACCAAATTTACTACATAGCCGTGTCTTGAAGCTTGCTGGAGGAAATGTCTGGTCTGAAGGCAATACTCCTGATGTTTTCTTTGAAGCTGCACCCAATCCACTTCCCAAATTTGCCATTTGAGTAACAGCATTCACCCCACCAGGAACATAATGCAGAAAATGGCAGCTTTCACCATAAGGGCATCCAGATGTACTGCATAtaataacatttaattaaatacaactGAAGCATctttacaaaaaacaaaaaaaactggaTCTTCAGTCAAATAATGGAATTACCTGTAAAACAGTCTTTTAAGTCCAGCCATAATGCAAGTTTATATTAAACTAGAAAAAAACTTCAATCACAAACAACAGGAGGCTCATACACAAGTATATAGTAAATTGATTAGTATTTATTCTTAAGCAACTCAACTAATGCAAAAAACTGAACCATGTTGATCCTGAAAAGTCAAAAATGCCTGAGGTGGCACACCTTCCAATTTATAGAGACAACACTCACTGAGAAGCTGAGAATTCTGACATTATGATTGACAGCTGCATATGATATGCACATCTATTACTTCGGATTCAGAAATACAGACATCTCTCAAAGACCAGGATGTATCAACTTCCAACAGTAGATCTTATATGTAAATGGTTTACATAGAGTTAATTTCATCTACTCTTACCTTTATCTTTCCTTCAATATGTGTGAAGGAATTTATATATACATTTTTGGCATGTAAGTGGAAAGGCTATTTGAAATTAGTTTATTATTTGTTCTTGATATCAATTCAGGGTTGGTTGTGGTTGCTTTAATTAAATGTGCAAATCCGTTATACATGACATTCAATTAGGCTCAAGTGCTAATGAACTAGGTTTAAATAAATGTTAGCTCCTATGTGTGGTAAATGTTTATCCAACACACATAACCATCAACAATACAGCATAATAAACCAAGTGTAACAAATATTTGACAAAAACCCATGAGTTACTCCAGTTACAACTTCCTGACCATACTGACCAGCACATTGACTCAAAGTTAATCAGAGACAAACATTAGATAATTGCAAAGTTTATTTCCAAGCCTTGTTACAAAGTCAAAACCCAAGAaggtaaaataaaaaaattaataagcaAAATGAAGATCAGCACGCTGGCTAGGCGGCGGCATAAAGTTGCTTTTATTTTACCATCTATAATGATCACTCACCAGAGCATGTCCTGTCTAAAAAGCAAGTACAGATTGTAGGGGTCTACTAACTAAAAGCTCAGGTCCAAAAAATCTCACTGAAAACTTTCTGACCATAGCAATTATGATAAACCCAGTTACTATGGCTTCACAATAGAGTTAACCAAATATTCATTTCAATGGATTGTCATGTCCCCAACAAATTGAGAGGTCGCAGCATTATTGATTTCATAAAGTCATAGCCTTTAAACTGTATTCTA
This window harbors:
- the LOC131061151 gene encoding zinc finger CCCH domain-containing protein 14; translated protein: MDLFGSGRKRPRGETYLQENGGAYADGNRFKPFGSTPEKESLPTTLGSKTKAACTKFFSTSGCPYGESCHFLHYVPGGVNAVTQMANLGSGLGAASKKTSGVLPSDQTFPPASFKTRLCSKFGTAEGCRFGEKCHFAHGERELSKGNSAAHDLKNERTPGPFGGRLLSTGFDGKIGGRAGYREVTPPAAATFGLSSTAKISVDASLAGAIIGKGGVNSKQICRLTGVKLAIRDHESNDSLKNIELEGAFEQIQQASTMVRELIIHTSSALPPKQSSFPTNNFKTKLCENYAQGTCTFGDRCHFAHGNGELRDNSKSA